The following proteins are encoded in a genomic region of Fundidesulfovibrio soli:
- a CDS encoding desulfoferrodoxin, protein MSELHGIYKCALCGNIVEVLHTGDGDLVCCGEPMKYFAANTVDAAKEKHVPVIEKTANGFKVKVGSVAHPMEEKHWIEFIEVFADGKVYRQELKPGMAPEAEFCIQAEKIVAREYCNLHGLWKAE, encoded by the coding sequence ATGTCCGAACTGCACGGCATCTACAAATGCGCGCTCTGCGGCAACATCGTTGAAGTTCTGCACACCGGCGACGGCGATCTGGTCTGTTGCGGCGAGCCCATGAAGTATTTCGCGGCCAATACCGTTGACGCCGCCAAGGAGAAGCACGTCCCCGTGATCGAGAAGACCGCCAACGGCTTCAAGGTCAAGGTCGGCAGCGTGGCCCATCCCATGGAAGAGAAGCACTGGATCGAGTTCATCGAGGTCTTCGCTGACGGCAAGGTCTACCGCCAGGAGCTCAAGCCCGGCATGGCCCCCGAAGCCGAGTTCTGCATCCAGGCCGAGAAGATCGTGGCCCGCGAGTACTGCAACCTGCACGGCCTGTGGAAGGCGGAGTAG
- a CDS encoding sulfite exporter TauE/SafE family protein, translating into MYFPVAGIEVSVWVPPLVAFAVSFCTSMGGVSGAFLLLPFQMSVLGYVSPSVSATNQVFNIVAIPSGVYRYIREKRMVWPLTYATALGTLPGVFLGAYIRVKYLPDPKNFKMFAAAVLGYIGLRLVRDTFFKKAPAKPAPGSGPGCSMRDAAKPVSCAQKNALQSSVAMGGTACGPQGNLIDSMAVSESKYSFKQVEFVFQGERYCFSTGGVLLMSLIVGVVGGVYGIGGGAIIAPFFVAFFGLPVYTVAGAALMGTFLTSVSGVVFYQAIAPFWPELAVAPDWTLGALFGLGGFAGMYVGARCQKYVPAKYIKAFLSACILFLAARYVYEFLK; encoded by the coding sequence ATGTATTTTCCGGTAGCCGGCATCGAAGTATCCGTGTGGGTTCCGCCTCTGGTGGCCTTCGCCGTGTCCTTCTGCACCTCCATGGGCGGCGTGTCCGGCGCCTTTCTCCTGCTGCCCTTCCAGATGAGCGTGCTGGGATACGTCTCGCCGTCCGTCTCCGCCACCAACCAGGTTTTCAACATCGTGGCCATCCCCAGCGGGGTGTACCGCTACATCCGCGAAAAACGCATGGTCTGGCCCCTGACATACGCCACGGCCCTGGGCACGCTGCCCGGGGTGTTTCTGGGGGCCTACATCCGCGTCAAATATCTGCCGGATCCCAAGAACTTCAAGATGTTCGCCGCGGCGGTGCTGGGCTATATCGGGCTGCGGCTCGTGCGCGACACCTTCTTCAAGAAGGCCCCGGCAAAACCCGCGCCGGGTTCCGGCCCCGGCTGCTCCATGCGCGACGCCGCCAAGCCGGTGAGCTGCGCCCAGAAGAACGCCCTGCAGAGCTCCGTGGCAATGGGCGGCACGGCCTGCGGCCCCCAGGGGAACCTTATCGATTCCATGGCCGTTTCCGAGTCGAAGTATTCGTTCAAGCAGGTGGAGTTCGTCTTCCAGGGCGAGCGCTACTGCTTCTCCACAGGCGGGGTGCTGCTCATGAGCCTGATCGTGGGCGTGGTGGGCGGCGTGTACGGCATCGGCGGCGGGGCCATCATCGCGCCCTTCTTCGTGGCCTTCTTCGGGCTGCCGGTCTACACCGTGGCGGGCGCGGCGCTCATGGGCACCTTTTTGACCAGCGTCTCCGGCGTGGTGTTCTACCAGGCCATCGCCCCGTTCTGGCCCGAACTGGCCGTGGCCCCGGACTGGACCCTCGGGGCGCTCTTCGGCCTGGGCGGCTTCGCGGGTATGTACGTGGGGGCACGTTGCCAGAAATACGTCCCGGCCAAATATATCAAGGCCTTTCTTTCGGCGTGCATCCTGTTCCTGGCGGCGCGCTACGTTTACGAATTCCTCAAATAG
- a CDS encoding RNA recognition motif domain-containing protein — protein MSKKLYVGNLPFSTTEDSVRAHFSPYGEVLSVALITDRETGRLRGFGFVEMNDEGAVAAIEALDGQSFGGRTLKINEAQERAPRPSYGDRSNRRPW, from the coding sequence ATGTCCAAGAAACTTTACGTCGGCAACCTTCCCTTTTCCACCACTGAGGACTCCGTCCGCGCCCACTTCTCCCCCTACGGCGAGGTTCTCTCGGTTGCCCTGATCACAGACCGCGAAACCGGCCGCCTGCGCGGCTTCGGCTTCGTCGAGATGAACGACGAAGGCGCTGTGGCCGCCATCGAGGCCCTCGACGGCCAGAGCTTCGGCGGTCGCACCCTGAAGATCAACGAAGCCCAGGAGCGCGCCCCCCGCCCCTCCTACGGCGATCGTTCCAACCGCCGCCCCTGGTAA
- the tkt gene encoding transketolase produces the protein MSALAEKDRLTVNVIKGLVMDAVRKANSGHPGGAMSSADFAYVLFKDFLKYSPDDPKWFNRDRFVLSAGHESTLLYSLLTLAGVLTVDDLKHFRQFGSRTPGHPEQHMTPGVEATTGPLGQGLAMAVGMATAEAMLRARMGEEICSHYTYVLASDGDLQEPVCLGAASLAGLWKLGKLIVFYDSNKVQLAGPTTRCDCTDYRKIFEGFCWSVIDVDGHDHEAIRKAVMQAQLDSSCPTLIIGHTTMAKGTASREGDFETHGAPLPAEEIAATKRKLGLPDDKDFYLPEEAVEHFRTRFPALRAAAAEWTKTFEKKLDADEAFQDLWRITKRSPGNRGFAWPAFEPGSKVATRSAWGKCLYALIEQLPILVGGSADLDPSNQTMKFRETTGDFNTSTPLGRNLPFGVREFPMGAICNGIALHGGLVPFGATFLMFSDYERSALRMSALQQLPVLHVFTHDSFWVGEDGPTHQPIEHVSSLRLIPNMLVLRPAEAIETALCLETALTQTTRPSSLLLTRQNLPVFDPAQLPAVTDGARKGGYVLLDAPGGEPDLIILASGSEVHLALAAAKELTERKVRVVSMPSMELFDEQPDEYKQAVLPRQCTARVAIEAGRPELWYKYVGLDSLVIGLSHFGHSAPAERLAQEYGFTAESCIDRIRKKLAQA, from the coding sequence ATGTCCGCGCTTGCCGAGAAGGACCGGTTGACGGTCAACGTGATCAAGGGCCTCGTCATGGACGCCGTGCGCAAGGCCAACTCCGGCCACCCCGGCGGGGCCATGTCCTCCGCCGACTTCGCCTACGTCCTGTTCAAGGATTTCCTGAAGTACTCCCCCGACGACCCCAAGTGGTTCAACCGCGACCGCTTCGTGCTCTCCGCCGGACACGAGTCCACCCTGCTCTACAGCCTGCTGACCCTGGCCGGCGTGCTCACCGTTGACGACCTCAAGCACTTCCGCCAGTTCGGCTCCCGCACGCCCGGCCACCCCGAGCAGCACATGACCCCCGGCGTGGAGGCCACCACCGGCCCCCTGGGCCAGGGCCTGGCCATGGCCGTGGGCATGGCCACCGCCGAGGCCATGCTGCGCGCGCGCATGGGCGAGGAGATCTGCAGCCACTACACCTACGTGCTGGCCTCCGACGGCGACCTGCAGGAGCCCGTTTGCCTGGGCGCGGCCTCCCTGGCCGGACTGTGGAAGCTGGGTAAGCTCATCGTCTTCTACGATTCCAACAAGGTGCAGTTGGCCGGCCCCACCACCCGTTGCGACTGCACCGACTACCGCAAGATCTTCGAGGGCTTCTGCTGGAGCGTGATCGACGTGGACGGCCACGACCATGAAGCCATCCGCAAAGCCGTGATGCAGGCCCAGCTCGACTCAAGCTGCCCCACGCTGATCATCGGGCACACCACCATGGCCAAGGGCACTGCCAGCCGCGAGGGCGACTTCGAGACCCACGGCGCTCCCCTGCCCGCCGAGGAGATCGCGGCCACCAAGCGCAAGCTGGGCCTGCCCGACGACAAGGATTTCTACCTGCCCGAGGAGGCCGTGGAGCACTTCCGCACGCGCTTCCCCGCCCTGCGCGCCGCCGCCGCGGAATGGACCAAGACCTTCGAGAAGAAGCTCGACGCCGACGAGGCCTTCCAGGACCTCTGGCGCATCACCAAACGCTCCCCCGGCAACCGCGGTTTCGCCTGGCCCGCCTTCGAGCCGGGCAGCAAGGTTGCCACCCGCTCCGCCTGGGGCAAGTGCCTGTACGCCCTGATCGAGCAGCTGCCCATCCTGGTGGGCGGCTCCGCCGACCTGGACCCCTCCAACCAGACCATGAAGTTCCGTGAGACCACGGGCGACTTCAACACATCCACTCCCCTGGGCCGCAACCTGCCCTTCGGCGTGCGCGAGTTTCCCATGGGCGCCATCTGCAACGGCATCGCCCTGCACGGCGGGCTGGTTCCCTTTGGTGCGACCTTCCTGATGTTCTCCGACTATGAGCGCAGCGCGCTGCGCATGTCCGCCCTGCAGCAGCTGCCGGTGCTGCACGTCTTCACCCACGACTCCTTCTGGGTCGGCGAGGACGGCCCCACCCACCAGCCCATCGAGCATGTCAGCTCGCTGCGGCTGATCCCCAACATGCTGGTGCTGCGCCCCGCCGAGGCCATCGAGACCGCCCTCTGCCTGGAGACCGCCCTGACCCAGACCACGCGCCCCAGCAGCCTGCTGCTCACCCGCCAGAACCTGCCCGTGTTCGACCCTGCCCAGCTTCCGGCAGTCACGGACGGCGCCAGGAAGGGCGGCTACGTGCTGCTGGACGCCCCCGGCGGCGAGCCTGACCTGATCATCCTGGCCTCCGGCTCCGAAGTGCACCTGGCCCTGGCCGCCGCCAAGGAACTCACCGAGCGCAAGGTGCGCGTGGTGAGCATGCCCTCGATGGAACTCTTCGACGAGCAGCCCGACGAGTACAAGCAGGCCGTCCTGCCCAGGCAGTGCACCGCGCGCGTGGCCATCGAAGCCGGACGCCCCGAACTGTGGTACAAATACGTGGGCCTGGACAGCCTGGTCATCGGGCTCTCCCACTTCGGCCACTCCGCTCCGGCCGAGCGCCTGGCCCAGGAATACGGCTTCACCGCGGAAAGCTGCATCGACCGCATACGTAAGAAGCTGGCCCAGGCCTAG
- a CDS encoding 2-oxoacid:acceptor oxidoreductase subunit alpha, whose amino-acid sequence MSDTCVSIVIGGEAGQGLVTVGDFLAKALVRAGYEIVVTQDYMSRIRGGHNTYAIRVSHEAIHGPRESIDLLVALNAETVALHRPQLTPRALVLADETIDRLGHPGLSIPFKTLCPKPMFENVAALGVLAQLLCLERSWLEGLIRSEFAKKGDEVLRQNLDVFAAAQGWAAGQNATFSCMAPPVRTEKRLFMNGNEAIAFGALAAGANFCSYYPMTPATSVAATFVAKGTKMGMLIEQAEDEIAAINMALGASYAGARVVVPTSGGGFALMVEGVSLAGMTETPVVVVLAQRPGPATGLPTRTEQGDLNMVLYAGHGDFPRAVFTPGTPEQCFELTYRAVDQTEKWQSPVFVLTDQFLADSYRAVVPFDLDSLPAVSAPGLTCEDPAGYKRYALTPSGVSPRLVPGFGEHLVVLDSDEHTEDGHITEDLAVRVQMVDKRMRKLEGLVADVVPPTFTGDESPSTLLVCWGSAVGAALEAAQDLRAAGKSAAVLHFGQVYPLNPEQFLPILERAGRAVMVEGNHSCQLARLIRQESGYHFKDTVTRYDGLPLTARYILDRL is encoded by the coding sequence ATGTCGGACACATGCGTTTCGATCGTCATAGGCGGCGAGGCCGGCCAGGGCCTCGTGACAGTGGGCGATTTCCTGGCCAAGGCCCTGGTGCGCGCGGGGTACGAGATCGTGGTCACGCAGGACTACATGTCCCGCATCAGGGGCGGGCACAACACCTACGCCATCCGGGTCAGCCACGAAGCCATCCACGGCCCCAGGGAAAGCATCGACCTGCTGGTGGCCCTCAATGCCGAGACGGTGGCCCTGCACCGCCCCCAGCTCACCCCCCGGGCTTTGGTGCTGGCGGACGAAACCATCGACCGCCTGGGGCATCCGGGGCTCTCCATCCCCTTCAAGACGCTCTGCCCCAAGCCCATGTTCGAGAACGTGGCCGCCCTGGGCGTGCTGGCGCAGCTGCTCTGCCTGGAGCGCTCCTGGCTGGAGGGGCTGATTCGGAGCGAGTTCGCCAAGAAAGGCGATGAGGTGTTGCGCCAGAACCTGGACGTGTTCGCCGCCGCGCAGGGCTGGGCCGCCGGGCAGAACGCCACGTTCAGCTGCATGGCCCCCCCGGTGCGCACCGAGAAGCGCCTGTTCATGAACGGCAACGAAGCCATCGCCTTCGGCGCGCTGGCCGCGGGTGCGAATTTCTGCTCCTACTACCCCATGACCCCGGCCACCTCCGTGGCGGCGACGTTCGTCGCCAAGGGAACGAAGATGGGGATGCTCATCGAGCAGGCCGAGGACGAGATCGCGGCCATCAACATGGCCCTGGGGGCGTCCTATGCCGGTGCGCGCGTGGTGGTGCCCACGTCGGGCGGCGGTTTTGCCCTGATGGTCGAAGGGGTGAGCCTCGCGGGCATGACAGAGACCCCAGTGGTCGTGGTGCTCGCCCAGCGGCCGGGCCCGGCCACCGGCTTGCCCACGCGCACCGAGCAGGGCGACCTGAACATGGTGCTCTACGCCGGACACGGCGACTTCCCCCGGGCGGTCTTCACTCCCGGCACGCCCGAGCAGTGCTTCGAGCTGACCTACCGGGCCGTGGACCAGACCGAGAAGTGGCAGAGCCCGGTGTTCGTGCTTACGGACCAGTTCCTGGCGGATTCCTACCGCGCCGTGGTTCCGTTCGACCTGGACTCCCTGCCCGCAGTGAGCGCGCCCGGCCTGACTTGCGAGGACCCCGCCGGATACAAACGCTACGCTCTCACCCCAAGCGGCGTCTCCCCCAGGCTGGTGCCCGGCTTCGGCGAGCACCTGGTGGTGCTGGACAGCGACGAGCACACCGAGGACGGCCACATCACCGAGGATCTGGCCGTGCGCGTCCAGATGGTGGACAAACGCATGCGCAAACTCGAAGGGCTCGTGGCGGACGTGGTTCCCCCCACGTTCACAGGCGACGAGTCCCCCTCGACCCTGCTGGTGTGCTGGGGGTCGGCTGTGGGCGCCGCGCTCGAAGCCGCGCAGGATCTTCGGGCTGCGGGCAAAAGCGCGGCTGTGCTGCATTTCGGGCAGGTCTATCCCCTGAACCCGGAGCAGTTCCTGCCCATCCTGGAGCGTGCCGGGAGGGCGGTGATGGTGGAGGGCAACCACAGCTGCCAGTTGGCGCGCCTGATCCGCCAGGAGTCCGGCTACCATTTCAAAGATACCGTCACCCGCTACGACGGCCTGCCCCTCACGGCCAGGTACATCCTGGACAGGCTGTAG
- the glpX gene encoding class II fructose-bisphosphatase — protein sequence MEAPDRNLALELVRVTEAAALASARWLGKGDKNSGDQAAVDAMRLSFNSIQIQGLIVIGEGEKDEAPMLFNGEAVGSGSGPAVDVAVDPVEGTRLLAYGRPNAISVVGLAPKGSMFDPGPSYYMQKLVVPHGARDSVDLDAPVADNLKAVAKSLGKDVDDLVVFVLDKPRHQRLITDIRAAGARIQLHTDGDVAGSLMAIDPKDMVDVMMGTGGTPEGVLSACAIRALGGRMLARLDPQSDEERKALLDAGYDLKRVLTTEELVASEDTFFAATGISGGTWLEGVSFTGRGAVTHSLVLRGKTGTMRRIESHHTWDKLMKFSAVKYD from the coding sequence ATGGAAGCCCCTGACCGCAACCTCGCACTCGAACTCGTCCGCGTCACCGAAGCCGCCGCCCTGGCCAGCGCCCGCTGGCTCGGCAAGGGGGACAAGAACTCTGGAGACCAGGCCGCCGTGGACGCCATGCGCCTGAGCTTCAACTCCATCCAAATCCAGGGCCTCATCGTCATCGGCGAGGGCGAAAAGGACGAGGCCCCCATGCTCTTCAACGGCGAGGCCGTGGGTTCCGGCTCCGGTCCGGCAGTGGACGTGGCCGTGGACCCCGTGGAGGGCACCCGCCTGCTGGCTTACGGCCGCCCCAACGCCATCTCCGTGGTGGGCCTGGCCCCCAAGGGCTCCATGTTCGACCCGGGACCGAGCTACTATATGCAGAAGCTCGTGGTGCCCCACGGCGCGCGCGACTCGGTGGACCTGGACGCCCCCGTGGCCGACAACCTCAAGGCCGTGGCCAAATCCCTGGGCAAGGACGTGGACGATCTGGTGGTCTTCGTGCTGGACAAGCCCCGCCATCAGCGGCTCATCACGGATATCCGCGCCGCCGGGGCTCGCATCCAGCTGCACACCGACGGCGACGTGGCCGGGTCGCTCATGGCCATCGACCCCAAGGACATGGTGGACGTGATGATGGGCACCGGCGGCACCCCTGAAGGCGTGCTCTCGGCCTGCGCCATCCGCGCCCTGGGCGGCAGGATGCTGGCCCGGCTGGACCCGCAGTCCGACGAGGAGCGCAAGGCCCTGCTGGACGCAGGGTACGACCTGAAGCGCGTGCTCACCACCGAGGAGCTCGTCGCCAGCGAGGACACCTTCTTCGCCGCCACAGGCATCTCCGGCGGCACCTGGCTTGAAGGCGTCAGCTTCACGGGACGCGGCGCGGTGACCCACTCCCTGGTGCTGCGCGGCAAGACGGGCACCATGCGGCGCATCGAGTCGCACCACACCTGGGACAAGCTGATGAAGTTCAGCGCCGTGAAATACGATTGA
- a CDS encoding ferritin, giving the protein MLSDKMNQALNDQVKWELWSSYLYLSMASYFEEMGLMGFASWMKVQEQEEKFHATKFYNYTFERGGRIKLQTLEAPENSWASPLAAFLETLKHEQGVTARINALMDLAIDERDHATASYLKWFIDEQVEEEASVQDVINKLKLVENDPSALYMLDKELATRVFTPPTGANA; this is encoded by the coding sequence ATGCTCAGCGACAAAATGAACCAGGCCCTCAACGACCAGGTCAAATGGGAGCTGTGGTCCTCCTATCTGTACCTGTCCATGGCCTCCTACTTCGAGGAGATGGGCCTCATGGGTTTCGCCAGTTGGATGAAGGTGCAGGAGCAGGAGGAAAAGTTCCACGCCACCAAGTTCTACAACTACACCTTCGAGCGCGGCGGCCGCATCAAGCTCCAGACTCTGGAAGCCCCCGAGAACTCCTGGGCCAGCCCTCTGGCCGCCTTCCTGGAGACCCTCAAGCATGAGCAGGGCGTCACCGCGCGCATCAACGCGCTGATGGACCTCGCCATCGACGAGCGCGACCACGCCACCGCCTCCTACCTGAAGTGGTTCATCGACGAGCAGGTGGAAGAGGAGGCCAGCGTGCAGGACGTGATCAACAAGCTCAAGCTGGTTGAGAACGACCCCTCCGCGCTTTACATGCTGGACAAGGAACTGGCCACCCGGGTGTTCACTCCGCCCACCGGGGCCAACGCGTAA
- a CDS encoding 2-oxoacid:ferredoxin oxidoreductase subunit beta has translation MIPLEQYGEFETAWCPGCGNHAILKAVKKALSALDLPPHKVLFASGIGQAAKAPHYLRCNAFNGLHGRSLPPAQGIALSNTELTVFAESGDGCSYGEGGNHFLAALRRNVTMTYLVHDNQIYGLTKGQASPTTAQGQKTKFQPDGAPSMPFNPVAVAVTMNAPFVARAFAGDIEHLAEIIVQAARHPGFALVDILQPCVSFNKVNTYAWYRERCQKLEADYDPTDWGAAMRKAQEFGERIPIGVIYKGERVPFESRLNPAVRRPLATSRADMGQLKSILEEYV, from the coding sequence ATGATACCTCTGGAACAGTACGGCGAATTCGAAACGGCCTGGTGCCCTGGCTGCGGCAACCACGCCATCCTCAAGGCCGTGAAGAAGGCCCTCTCCGCGTTGGACCTTCCCCCGCACAAGGTGCTCTTCGCCTCGGGCATCGGCCAGGCGGCCAAGGCCCCGCACTATCTGCGCTGCAACGCCTTCAACGGCCTGCACGGGCGCAGCCTGCCCCCGGCCCAGGGGATTGCGCTCTCCAACACGGAGCTGACCGTCTTCGCCGAAAGCGGCGACGGCTGCAGCTACGGCGAGGGGGGCAACCACTTTCTGGCGGCGCTGAGGCGCAACGTGACCATGACCTACCTGGTGCACGACAACCAGATCTACGGGCTCACCAAAGGCCAGGCCAGCCCCACCACGGCCCAGGGCCAGAAGACCAAGTTCCAGCCCGACGGCGCGCCCTCCATGCCCTTCAACCCCGTGGCCGTGGCCGTGACCATGAACGCGCCCTTCGTGGCGCGGGCCTTCGCTGGCGACATTGAGCACCTGGCGGAGATCATCGTCCAGGCGGCCCGGCATCCGGGCTTCGCCCTGGTGGACATCCTCCAGCCCTGCGTCTCGTTCAACAAGGTGAACACCTACGCCTGGTACCGTGAGCGCTGCCAGAAGCTCGAGGCCGACTACGACCCCACGGACTGGGGGGCGGCCATGCGCAAGGCCCAGGAGTTCGGAGAGAGGATACCCATCGGCGTGATCTACAAGGGGGAGAGGGTTCCGTTCGAGTCCCGGCTCAATCCGGCGGTGCGGCGGCCCCTGGCCACCTCCAGGGCGGATATGGGTCAGTTGAAGAGCATTCTGGAGGAGTACGTCTAG
- the rpiB gene encoding ribose 5-phosphate isomerase B has protein sequence MSTPVIFGSDHAGFALKEQLKAFASKLGVQVVDVGCDSLQSCDYPLFAEKLCSRVLADKCLGVLICGTGLGMSMAANRRAGIRAALCANEYMARMTRLHNNANVLCLGERWMGAGLAESVLETFIKTEFEGGRHQRRIDLFDSL, from the coding sequence ATGAGCACACCCGTCATCTTCGGCTCCGACCACGCGGGCTTCGCCCTCAAGGAACAACTCAAGGCTTTCGCCTCCAAACTCGGGGTGCAGGTCGTGGACGTGGGCTGCGACAGCCTCCAGAGCTGCGACTACCCCCTCTTCGCCGAAAAGCTCTGCAGCCGCGTCCTGGCCGACAAGTGCCTGGGCGTGCTCATCTGCGGCACCGGGCTCGGCATGTCCATGGCTGCCAACCGCCGCGCGGGCATCCGCGCCGCGCTGTGCGCCAACGAGTACATGGCCCGCATGACGCGCCTGCACAACAACGCCAACGTGCTCTGCCTTGGCGAGCGCTGGATGGGCGCGGGCCTGGCCGAATCCGTCCTGGAAACCTTCATCAAGACCGAGTTCGAGGGCGGACGCCACCAGCGCCGCATCGACCTCTTCGATTCTCTTTAA
- a CDS encoding FlgO family outer membrane protein yields MRATVFLAALATLALGAVTAAAQTAGPVDPGAEVELSKPQGTTINGVSGVRVRSTPGVSQGYLVPDASGGYVNYAPGPPLPPASPSRADAEELRLYARELASQITKGITGDSPLAGVSSVPSAFVDQDSRQTSSFGRLLGEQMIYEMNSRGFPVKEARGNAPAAAKGKKGPVESLAVLAGSYYVDRDNIFVNARLVEPSGRVLRTGSVLIPMTPTLRRMLGLPEPGAMQPRLPTLIGARDVNDPPGAYGKPAAPYTPSPAKAKPGTRTGSKKASSKKPKQPCPPGCEPIDTNAKAQAQPAQPAQAPGK; encoded by the coding sequence ATGCGCGCGACAGTTTTCCTCGCGGCGCTCGCCACGCTGGCTCTCGGGGCCGTTACGGCCGCGGCCCAGACCGCGGGGCCGGTCGACCCCGGGGCCGAAGTGGAACTTTCCAAGCCCCAGGGTACGACGATCAACGGCGTGTCCGGCGTGCGGGTGCGCTCCACTCCCGGCGTCTCGCAGGGCTATCTGGTGCCGGACGCCTCGGGCGGCTACGTCAACTACGCGCCGGGGCCGCCCCTGCCGCCAGCATCCCCGTCCAGGGCCGACGCCGAGGAGTTGAGGCTCTACGCGCGTGAGCTGGCCTCCCAGATCACCAAGGGCATCACGGGCGATTCTCCCCTTGCGGGCGTCTCCAGCGTGCCCTCGGCCTTCGTGGACCAGGATTCGCGCCAGACGTCATCCTTCGGGCGGCTTCTGGGCGAGCAGATGATCTACGAGATGAACAGCCGGGGCTTCCCGGTCAAGGAGGCTCGCGGCAACGCGCCCGCAGCCGCCAAGGGCAAGAAGGGCCCGGTCGAGAGTCTGGCCGTGCTGGCGGGCTCCTACTACGTGGATCGCGACAACATCTTCGTCAACGCCCGGCTTGTGGAGCCATCGGGCCGCGTGCTGCGCACCGGGTCCGTGCTTATACCCATGACCCCCACCCTGCGCAGGATGCTCGGCCTGCCCGAACCCGGGGCCATGCAGCCGCGCCTGCCCACGCTCATCGGCGCGCGCGACGTGAACGACCCGCCCGGCGCCTACGGCAAGCCCGCCGCGCCGTACACGCCATCGCCCGCCAAGGCCAAGCCGGGCACGCGCACCGGCAGCAAAAAGGCCTCGTCCAAGAAGCCCAAGCAGCCCTGCCCGCCGGGCTGCGAGCCCATCGACACCAACGCCAAGGCCCAGGCCCAGCCCGCGCAGCCGGCCCAGGCTCCGGGCAAGTAG
- a CDS encoding cytoplasmic protein, whose translation MNKIALFAFRAEIPCFLHVMLNAIDLREKGCEVEVVLEGESPLVLAELSRAEHPMHALFEKTKTLGLIAGVCRACALATGSMEAVMKESLPLINGMHGHVGMADYVLKGFQVIVF comes from the coding sequence ATGAACAAGATAGCGCTGTTCGCTTTCAGGGCAGAAATTCCCTGCTTTCTCCATGTGATGCTCAACGCCATCGACCTGCGCGAGAAGGGGTGCGAAGTTGAAGTGGTACTTGAAGGAGAGTCGCCCCTGGTGCTGGCCGAGCTTTCCAGGGCGGAGCACCCCATGCACGCGCTGTTCGAGAAGACGAAGACCCTCGGCTTGATCGCCGGGGTGTGCCGCGCCTGCGCCCTTGCCACCGGGTCGATGGAGGCCGTGATGAAGGAAAGCCTGCCCCTGATCAACGGCATGCACGGGCATGTGGGCATGGCGGACTATGTTCTGAAAGGATTTCAGGTGATAGTATTCTGA
- a CDS encoding alpha/beta fold hydrolase encodes MAQTPLGIHYEVHGAGPPLVLLAGLTMDGSSWSGLLRQLTRHFLVLTHDPRGSGRSGAPLAGFSVEMMAEDALSVMDAQGVDKAHVLGFSLGGMAALDLAAKHAGRVGRLVLASTGMKMRPGRVMAMRLAQQLLAEGGSMSQSLGAMLPWLLGDRALSEGRLARAFALRRHPLNAEGFGAQCEALEAFDGHGLEASVTAQALCISGDEDILLPPAENGLAEAFPDARHVLLAGCAHMSYMERPEAFASAVLDFLLSR; translated from the coding sequence ATGGCTCAGACTCCGCTTGGCATTCATTATGAAGTGCACGGTGCTGGACCGCCGCTGGTGCTTCTTGCTGGCCTGACCATGGACGGCTCCTCCTGGAGTGGCCTACTCAGGCAGTTGACCCGTCATTTCCTGGTGTTGACGCACGACCCGCGCGGTTCCGGCAGGTCGGGCGCCCCGTTGGCCGGGTTCAGCGTCGAGATGATGGCCGAGGACGCCCTTTCCGTCATGGATGCCCAAGGCGTGGACAAAGCCCACGTGCTGGGCTTCTCCCTGGGCGGGATGGCTGCCCTGGACCTGGCGGCCAAGCACGCCGGGAGGGTCGGCAGGCTGGTGCTGGCATCCACAGGGATGAAGATGCGTCCGGGCAGGGTGATGGCCATGCGCCTGGCGCAGCAATTGCTGGCCGAGGGCGGCAGCATGTCGCAATCTCTCGGGGCGATGTTGCCCTGGCTGTTGGGGGACCGGGCTCTGTCGGAAGGGCGGCTTGCGAGGGCGTTCGCTCTACGCAGGCATCCACTGAACGCCGAAGGCTTCGGAGCCCAGTGCGAAGCCCTGGAAGCCTTCGACGGTCATGGATTGGAAGCCAGCGTCACCGCGCAGGCACTGTGCATCTCGGGCGACGAGGACATCCTGCTGCCGCCGGCCGAGAACGGCTTGGCCGAGGCGTTCCCCGACGCCCGCCACGTACTGCTGGCAGGGTGTGCCCACATGTCCTACATGGAGCGCCCGGAAGCTTTCGCGAGCGCTGTCCTGGATTTCCTTCTGTCGCGCTGA